The Setaria viridis chromosome 9, Setaria_viridis_v4.0, whole genome shotgun sequence sequence GTTTATTGCGGCACGCCGTGTCACCGGAGCTTGGGTAACGGATAacccgcccggccgccccttaaacccatgccgctcgtcgtcgtcgccgccgcctcggcggtcgcgccgcctccaccccgaCGAGTGGCTCCGTTCCTCTCTCTCCGCACTCCCAGGGCCGGAACCCTAGCCCTAACTGTCGCCCGCTGCTCTCCCTCCCCTTCGCCCCCGGCAGCTGCGGaggcgcctgcgccgccgcaggAGGCGAAGCGGAAGCCGCAGCGGTACCCGAAGCAGTACCCCGGCCAGGCGGTGGGCGTCGCCGAGGAGATGCGATTCGTCGCCATGCGCCTCCGCAACCGCAAGCGCACCACCATCAAGGACGAGCCGGGGGCGGAGGACGCGGACGCGGGGGCGGATGCGGATGCGGATGCGTCGGCGTCGGaggacgacgacaacgacggcgacgatggcggggtgaaggaggagcacgagaaggaggaggacggcgagctCGTGGAAGGGGAGTGGATGCCTAGCATGGAGGGGTTCGTGCTGTACCTGGTGGACAGCAAGCTTGTCTTCGACACCATCGAGCGGGTCGTCGCCGAGTCCACCGATGTCGCCTGTGAGTCACAATTTTTCTTCCTCGTTCTCTGCTCCTAGTTCAATTTTTGACAATTCGTGTTCTGGAGCGACAGCGTGATTTTCGCGATTAGAATTTCTGTCGCTGAGTGGATTTGTAGCTGTGATTCACTGATTTGAGGTATATGCTGGTTGCATTGGGATAATGGTATGTTTACTGGTACATTGATGTGATAAGATTGTGTCATTATCTATCGAGAAATACTGCTAGTCAAATATATGTTCTGTTTAGGATGAATTCGGAGCAGATACAAATGGGTAACTCTCATCCCATATGGCCATATCTTATCTTGCATTTTTCCTCAATACCGTGATAGTGCGGGGTATAAATACGAATGCTTAGTGCCAATCACAAATACAGAGCTAAAATACATGATTGATGATAATTCAAATGATAGTCTCCATCACAAATGTAGATTGTCTCAACTTTCAACAATGAATAGTTATCCGAATATTGATTGAAAACAACAGCTATATATATCACTATGTGATAACATTCAAATATCCCACATGGCGCATGCCCAGAATGCAACCACATGATAATTTTAACAAGCAATATAGGGGCATAGGGTGACCAGTCGGTGATAGCGCCATATTTTTTAACAAGACTCGGAAGTTCTATAAGCAATCAACTGAATGATTTAGTATTATAACctgttgcttttcttttttatagGAACTTATTACCGTTCCAATGTAGTTGTCCATACCTCTATACATGTTAGAGCCACACTATAGCCCATGGGTGTTGGGGGAGTTGCTAGATTGGTGGCACATGGACTGGATAGTATCCGGATCCTATATGATGTATTTCCTGGATAGCTCAGATCTTGTGCCTTTCCCTATGTCTGGTGGACTATCTGACTTCTACTCCGAAATCTAAGGGAAAATGTTCAacatcctttttctttcttttgctcTGATTCTATTTGAGCCTTTCGGTCGAGCAGATGGCTGGGAACTATCTTGTCCCTTTTGCACTTCTAGTTGTATTAGGTTTTACCGTacattttctcttttcacgagagGAATGTGATAAGGTACCTTTGGCGTGGCGGAAATGCAGATATTTGATGGTAGGAATGCCTTTTGTAATGCCAAATTAGAGATGTGCTGCAAACTATGTAACGTGCTGACATATCCCAGGGTTCAGTTTGTAGCCCTGTGTGGTATTCAAACCCAAACTTGTGATAAATCGGACAGCATTATTATAAGTTTGGATAGTTAATTAAAATGTGATACTGTCACATCTCTGGAAATGAATACATTTCTATGTTGGTGTGTGCACTGGCAGTTGGTGTATGATCCGTTATGAGGTCTGAGCAATGAAATGTGACATGCTCTGTAGTTCTGCCCTCTGGCTGTGTAGTGACTTCTATGCAGCTTGCTCCTTCTATTCAAGTTTTGTAGTGTCCTCTGGAAGATATCAATTCCATTAGGCTGCTCTTAGGGCCATACCTACAAATTGGAGGGGCTGGTACAAAATACATAATGGAGCCCTAAATGGCAGTGTGGCACCAAGAAAGCCCTGTGTCCCAGCGCTTACTGGCGTCGGCGACTCGGCACGCAATAGGAACTGGTGTAGGTTTGATCCAGATTGAGAGAAACTAAAATGGCAACACACGGAAGTCAGCGTTAGAGGTCATCGGTCAAGCATCTGGTGGAGCGATGGGCCTATTGACATCAGAGTGGGCTTTCCAATTTGCTGGGCCTTCCTTGCTcgttccttttccctttttctgtTAATTAAACTCAGTTAATTAGTACTAAATGGAGATTTAGAGCCCCCAATTTTTGGGGGCCCTGAACAAGCTCACATGCTGCTCTGGCCACTGTACGGCCCTGGCTGCTCTGAAATGGAGACGACAGACCATAATGGTAAGAACACGATGAGGGCGTTAGCATGTAGCTAATCTTGTGCATCTCCATAAATGCACATGTTGTAGTCAATTTTCTTGCTTGGATTTCACAGAAAAGTAAATATTGTTTGAAAACTATCATGAACCAACAAGTGTGCCATGTTGTCTGTCAAACGCCTCAATTAAATGCTTCAAGATGCATCATTTGTATGTGGCTTTTACAAACATTATAGTGTCTAAGTTGAAAGATCATAGCTTACAGTATTGCAAACTGGCTCTAGCTCCTGAGGAAAAAAATGTCAAATTAATAAAACAAAAATGACAGCTAATTACTCACATAATTAATTTAATGTTTGTTCAGATGTTTACTTCAGGAAAAGTGGTTTGGAGCGTTCAGCTAGCATTTCAAAAGATTTAGAGTGGTTCAGAGAACAAGGGGTTGAAATTCCAGAGCCAAGTACTTTAGGATCAACCTATGCAACTTATCTGACTGAACTGGCTGAGAGCAACGCCCCTGCATTCCTCTCCCATTATTACAATATCTATTTTGCTCATGTAACTGGTGGTGTGGCAATAGGCAACAAGGTAACTTCTTGCACCTGATAAAATCTCCATTACCATTGCTTTTCAACTTTAATGTCGCTTTCCATAACATTGCCAATATATTAAAAATGCAGAGATTGCAGTTATACATTTTTTTAGTGAAATACAtttattatataaataaaaaactgAGGTAAAAAAACAGGAAGAGAAACTTCACAGAAGGGTCTTTAGCCAATCAGAGACACTGTGACTAAGAGGGGTTTTAATCTGTGTAGGTACAGTTATGCATTTGTTATGAAATGATTGGGT is a genomic window containing:
- the LOC117840392 gene encoding probable inactive heme oxygenase 2, chloroplastic, whose amino-acid sequence is MPLVVVAAASAVAPPPPRRVAPFLSLRTPRAGTLALTVARCSPSPSPPAAAEAPAPPQEAKRKPQRYPKQYPGQAVGVAEEMRFVAMRLRNRKRTTIKDEPGAEDADAGADADADASASEDDDNDGDDGGVKEEHEKEEDGELVEGEWMPSMEGFVLYLVDSKLVFDTIERVVAESTDVAYVYFRKSGLERSASISKDLEWFREQGVEIPEPSTLGSTYATYLTELAESNAPAFLSHYYNIYFAHVTGGVAIGNKIRDKILDGRELEFCKWDTDAELLLKDAREKLNELSKHWTRKDRNLCLKEAAKCFQYLGKIVRLIIS